A part of Geothrix oryzae genomic DNA contains:
- a CDS encoding cytochrome c3 family protein, with protein MKELVVRRLSPPARTAGLLVILGLAALANPPAPPSTPPPTPPSATAQEGIQVPKPPFSEGIFPCSSCHDGKSMKVNLQRRELTGMHGDIILNHGPESRWCLDCHDPANRDRLRLASGERIGFDTSYQLCGQCHGDKFRDWRVGVHGKRTGSWNGAKQYLLCVHCHNPHSPRFQALKPMPPPTRPEQIQSRKGGAL; from the coding sequence ATGAAAGAACTCGTGGTCCGTCGCCTCTCGCCCCCCGCCCGGACGGCGGGGCTCCTGGTCATCCTGGGGCTGGCCGCCCTGGCGAACCCTCCTGCTCCGCCATCAACGCCCCCCCCGACGCCGCCCAGCGCCACGGCCCAGGAAGGCATCCAGGTGCCCAAGCCCCCCTTCAGCGAGGGCATCTTCCCGTGCTCCTCCTGCCACGACGGCAAGTCCATGAAGGTGAACCTCCAGCGCCGGGAGCTCACGGGCATGCACGGGGACATCATTCTCAACCACGGCCCGGAAAGCCGCTGGTGCCTGGACTGCCACGACCCGGCGAACCGGGACCGCCTCCGCCTGGCCAGCGGGGAGCGGATCGGGTTCGACACCTCGTACCAGCTCTGCGGTCAGTGCCACGGCGACAAGTTCCGCGACTGGCGCGTGGGCGTCCACGGCAAGCGCACCGGCAGCTGGAACGGCGCCAAGCAGTACCTGCTCTGCGTCCATTGCCACAACCCCCACTCGCCGCGGTTCCAGGCGCTGAAGCCCATGCCTCCGCCCACCCGGCCCGAACAGATCCAATCCCGGAAGGGGGGTGCCCTATGA
- a CDS encoding flavin monoamine oxidase family protein, whose product MKRRDFLAAGTLSAVSLACRRKPEFPFQGELVGPDLPLGHWLRGGAFPDPERFEPVSVLIVGGGVAGLSAAWRLAGGGLDDFRVLELEPEPGGTSRSGRNHVSPFPWAAHYLPVPDRGNHAVLRLLDECGVLEGYDAKGDPRFAEEATVRAPEERIFAYGQWWEGLYLRAGASVEDERQYHAFFREVDRWAAFRDARGRPAFSIPRSRCSDAPEARALDGLPFSAWLDRQGLSSPRLRWLLDYACRDDYGSRLETTSAWAGLFYFAARKQGPGEDSRPLLTWPQGNGFLVDHLRRACGDRLRCGTMATAIREEKDGLLVTVWDAANQRRLGWKAQRVIFAGPQHVARHVIEGFAPARPASTRIRNAPWLVANLTLRARPKEAGFPLAWDNVLRDSEALGYVVATHQSLKDHGPTVWTWYRPFAGADCEAERARLRAMDWPACARMVMDDLRPAHPDLAGLVARLDGMRWGHAMVRPEPGLLWDPAFLGLSRPFGAIHFAHTELSGLALFEEAQDHGLRAAEEVLAALGRPGGSWR is encoded by the coding sequence ATGAAACGCCGCGACTTCCTCGCCGCCGGGACCCTGTCGGCGGTGTCGCTGGCCTGCCGCAGGAAGCCCGAGTTCCCATTCCAAGGCGAGCTCGTGGGGCCAGACCTTCCCCTCGGCCACTGGCTGCGGGGCGGCGCCTTCCCGGATCCCGAACGCTTCGAACCCGTCTCCGTGCTGATCGTGGGCGGCGGGGTGGCGGGGCTCAGCGCCGCCTGGCGGCTGGCCGGCGGCGGCCTGGATGATTTCCGCGTGCTGGAGCTGGAGCCGGAGCCCGGTGGCACCTCGAGGTCCGGTCGCAACCATGTGAGCCCCTTTCCCTGGGCCGCCCACTACCTGCCCGTGCCCGACCGCGGCAACCATGCCGTGCTGCGATTGCTGGACGAATGCGGCGTGCTGGAGGGCTACGACGCGAAGGGCGATCCGCGCTTCGCCGAAGAAGCCACTGTTCGCGCCCCCGAGGAACGCATCTTCGCCTACGGGCAGTGGTGGGAGGGCCTCTACCTGCGGGCGGGCGCCAGCGTGGAGGACGAGCGCCAGTACCACGCATTCTTCCGCGAGGTGGACCGCTGGGCCGCCTTCCGGGATGCCCGGGGCCGCCCCGCCTTCAGCATTCCCCGTTCCAGGTGCTCGGATGCGCCGGAGGCCCGGGCCCTGGACGGCCTCCCCTTCTCCGCCTGGCTCGATCGGCAGGGGCTCTCCTCGCCGCGCCTGCGCTGGCTGCTGGACTACGCCTGCCGGGACGACTACGGTTCCCGCCTGGAGACCACCAGCGCCTGGGCGGGCCTCTTCTACTTCGCCGCCCGCAAGCAGGGCCCCGGCGAGGATTCGCGGCCCCTCCTCACCTGGCCCCAGGGCAACGGCTTCCTCGTCGACCACCTGCGCAGGGCCTGCGGAGACCGCCTGCGCTGCGGCACGATGGCCACCGCCATCCGCGAGGAGAAGGACGGCCTTCTCGTCACGGTCTGGGATGCGGCGAACCAGCGGCGCCTCGGCTGGAAGGCGCAGCGGGTGATCTTCGCCGGACCGCAGCATGTGGCCCGCCATGTGATCGAAGGCTTCGCCCCGGCGCGCCCGGCTTCGACCCGCATCCGCAACGCCCCCTGGCTGGTGGCCAACCTCACCCTCCGGGCCCGGCCCAAGGAGGCCGGCTTTCCCCTGGCCTGGGACAATGTCCTGCGGGACAGCGAGGCCCTGGGCTATGTGGTGGCCACCCACCAGAGCCTGAAGGACCACGGGCCCACGGTTTGGACCTGGTACCGGCCCTTCGCCGGGGCCGACTGCGAGGCCGAGCGGGCGCGCCTTCGCGCCATGGATTGGCCCGCCTGCGCCCGCATGGTGATGGACGACCTGCGTCCGGCCCATCCCGATCTGGCGGGCCTGGTCGCACGCCTTGACGGGATGCGCTGGGGCCATGCCATGGTGCGCCCCGAGCCCGGACTGCTGTGGGACCCGGCCTTCCTCGGCCTGTCCCGCCCCTTCGGCGCCATCCACTTCGCGCACACGGAGCTCAGCGGACTGGCCCTCTTCGAGGAGGCCCAGGACCACGGCCTCCGGGCCGCGGAAGAGGTGCTAGCGGCCCTGGGCCGCCCCGGCGGCAGCTGGCGCTGA
- a CDS encoding polyamine aminopropyltransferase translates to MGDAPQPTGEVPQPTLKAPLLFISVLLIASCGLIYELVAGTLSSYLLGDSVTQFSTVIGVYLSAMGLGSWLSKFLQRGLARRFVDLELAVALVGGFSAPILFQAFAHTHAFRVVLYGVVMAVGTLVGLEIPILMRILKDQVRFKDLVAGVLTLDYIGALFASLLFPLLLMPKLGLVRTSLLFGLLNAAVGLWSTHLLQSQLGPTRMIRLRCAVVMALLAVGLVFAGKFTLAMEEEIFADEIVYAKDSAYQRIVLTRGRGSFQLFLNGNLQFSSADEYRYHEALVHPAFGARPEAKRILICGGGDGLAVREVLKHPSVQEVVLVDLDPAMTDMARNQVMVRQLNGAALDDPRVKVVNADAMVWLQETPGAPFDLAFVDFPDPNTYALGKLYTSRFYRILQRRLTEDALVAVQSTSPLMARQSFWCIAATMEASGLKVRPYHLAVPSFGVWGFALASKRDFEVPTRVLPGLRHLSDEATAAMFTFPRDMDRVPVEVNRLDNQVLVHLYTREWRRWS, encoded by the coding sequence ATGGGTGATGCGCCACAGCCCACGGGCGAGGTGCCGCAGCCGACGCTGAAGGCGCCGCTGCTGTTCATCAGCGTACTGCTCATCGCCAGTTGCGGGCTGATCTACGAGCTGGTGGCGGGGACGCTGTCGAGCTACCTCCTGGGGGATTCCGTCACGCAGTTCTCCACAGTGATCGGGGTCTACCTCAGCGCCATGGGGCTGGGGTCCTGGCTGTCGAAGTTCCTCCAGCGCGGCCTGGCCCGGCGCTTCGTGGACCTGGAGCTGGCGGTGGCGCTGGTGGGAGGCTTCTCGGCGCCCATCCTCTTCCAGGCCTTCGCCCACACCCACGCCTTCCGGGTGGTGCTCTACGGCGTGGTGATGGCCGTGGGCACCCTGGTGGGCCTCGAGATCCCCATCCTGATGCGCATCCTCAAGGACCAGGTGCGGTTCAAGGATCTGGTGGCGGGCGTCCTCACCCTCGACTACATCGGCGCCCTCTTCGCCTCCCTGCTCTTCCCGCTGCTGCTCATGCCCAAGCTGGGCCTGGTGCGCACCAGCCTGCTCTTCGGCCTCCTGAACGCGGCCGTGGGCCTCTGGTCCACGCACCTGCTGCAGTCCCAGTTGGGCCCCACCCGGATGATCCGCCTGCGCTGCGCCGTGGTGATGGCTCTGTTGGCCGTGGGGCTGGTCTTCGCCGGGAAGTTCACCCTGGCGATGGAGGAGGAGATCTTCGCCGACGAGATCGTCTACGCGAAGGACAGCGCCTACCAGCGCATCGTGCTCACCCGCGGCCGGGGCAGCTTCCAGCTTTTCCTGAACGGCAACCTGCAGTTCTCATCGGCCGATGAGTACCGCTACCACGAGGCCCTCGTGCATCCGGCCTTCGGGGCCCGGCCCGAGGCGAAGCGCATCCTGATCTGCGGCGGCGGCGACGGCCTTGCCGTGCGGGAAGTGCTGAAGCACCCCTCCGTGCAGGAGGTGGTGCTGGTGGACCTGGATCCGGCCATGACCGACATGGCCAGGAACCAGGTCATGGTGCGCCAGCTCAATGGCGCGGCTCTGGACGATCCCCGCGTCAAAGTCGTCAATGCCGATGCCATGGTCTGGCTCCAGGAGACCCCGGGGGCCCCCTTCGACCTGGCCTTCGTGGACTTCCCGGATCCCAACACCTACGCCCTGGGAAAGCTCTACACCTCCCGGTTCTACCGCATCCTCCAACGCCGCCTGACCGAGGACGCGCTCGTGGCCGTGCAGAGCACTTCGCCCCTCATGGCCCGGCAATCCTTCTGGTGCATCGCCGCCACCATGGAGGCTTCGGGGCTGAAGGTGCGTCCCTACCACCTGGCCGTGCCCTCCTTCGGCGTGTGGGGCTTCGCCCTGGCCTCGAAACGCGACTTCGAGGTGCCCACCCGCGTGCTGCCGGGCCTGCGGCACCTGTCCGACGAGGCCACGGCCGCCATGTTCACCTTCCCCAGGGACATGGACCGCGTGCCCGTAGAGGTGAACCGCCTCGACAACCAGGTGCTCGTCCACCTCTACACCCGGGAGTGGCGGCGGTGGTCGTGA
- a CDS encoding DUF350 domain-containing protein, with translation MITDQLLHQLLVATVFSVLGLVILGLVWLVLVKVLPFSLRKEMEDDQNTALGIVLGCLILGISLIIAAAIHG, from the coding sequence ATGATCACGGACCAGCTGCTGCACCAGCTTCTCGTCGCCACCGTCTTCTCCGTCCTGGGCCTCGTCATCCTCGGCCTGGTGTGGCTCGTGCTCGTGAAGGTGCTCCCCTTCTCCCTCCGCAAGGAGATGGAGGATGACCAGAACACCGCCCTGGGTATCGTCCTCGGCTGCCTCATCCTCGGCATCAGCCTCATCATCGCCGCCGCGATCCATGGGTGA
- a CDS encoding phosphoglycerate mutase family protein — MPVLRYRRGILLACLLALAVNLGAQDLTVVLLRHAERQSLFDADSPLAEAGLRRAQALVPLLEGFRPAVLFTSDLRRTQQTLAPLAAKLGMVPLVRSKDGSEALAAELLRDHRGRTVIVCWHHDLVKKVARGLGVKGPLPYWTLDTYDRLWIVRVPAQGAVSLEERIQEPSAPAAAGAAQGR, encoded by the coding sequence ATGCCTGTGTTGCGCTATCGCCGCGGAATCCTCCTGGCCTGCCTGCTCGCCCTGGCGGTGAACCTGGGCGCCCAGGATCTGACGGTGGTGCTGCTCCGTCACGCAGAGCGCCAATCGCTCTTCGATGCGGATTCACCCCTGGCCGAGGCCGGCCTGCGCCGGGCCCAGGCCCTGGTGCCGCTGCTGGAAGGCTTCCGGCCCGCGGTGCTCTTCACTTCCGACCTGCGGCGCACCCAGCAGACCCTGGCTCCGCTGGCGGCGAAGCTCGGCATGGTTCCGCTGGTGCGGTCCAAGGACGGGAGCGAGGCCCTGGCCGCCGAGCTTCTCCGCGACCATCGGGGTCGCACGGTGATCGTGTGCTGGCACCACGACCTGGTGAAGAAGGTGGCCCGGGGGCTGGGGGTGAAAGGGCCCCTGCCCTACTGGACCCTCGATACCTACGACCGCCTCTGGATCGTGCGGGTGCCTGCCCAGGGAGCGGTCTCGTTGGAGGAGCGGATCCAGGAGCCGTCAGCGCCAGCTGCCGCCGGGGCGGCCCAGGGCCGCTAG
- the dsrP gene encoding sulfate reduction electron transfer complex DsrMKJOP subunit DsrP — MLRNFWQFITDTLRLITRGNRYYYAWIGFLLLLIAIGTGAYIGQVNDGLIVTRMRDQVSWGFYIGNFTFLVGVAAAAIMLVIPAYVYDWEPIKEITILGEMLAISALIMCLGFVMVDIGRPDRFWHIIPLVGRLNWPQSMLAWDVIVLNLYLLLNWFVVTYLLFCAYTDRHYVKKLVLPLVLLSIPMAVSIHTVTAYLYNGLAARPFWNSAILAPRFLASAFCSGPAILLILLQVLRKTTKLSIKDEAIFKIAELMAYTMGFNLFLTAAEAFKELYSGTEHMVYFQYLLFGLKGHTTLVPFAWASILCGLAAFILFLVPRFRTNWTLLNLGCVLIYASVYIEKGMGLIIPGLTPDALGEIYVYRPSYTEVAVAAGIFAIGFLVFTLMLKAAVPMMLGEFTLTRGRKRLDAPEAGPV; from the coding sequence ATGCTGCGGAACTTCTGGCAGTTCATCACCGACACACTCCGGCTCATCACCCGGGGCAACCGCTACTACTACGCCTGGATCGGCTTCCTGCTGCTGCTCATCGCCATCGGCACGGGCGCCTACATCGGCCAGGTGAACGACGGCCTCATCGTCACGCGAATGCGGGACCAGGTGTCCTGGGGCTTCTACATCGGCAACTTCACCTTCCTCGTGGGCGTGGCCGCGGCGGCCATCATGCTGGTCATCCCGGCCTATGTCTACGACTGGGAGCCCATCAAGGAGATCACCATCCTGGGCGAGATGCTGGCCATCAGCGCCCTCATCATGTGCCTCGGGTTCGTCATGGTGGACATCGGCCGGCCCGACCGCTTCTGGCACATCATCCCGCTGGTGGGGCGCCTGAACTGGCCCCAGTCCATGCTGGCCTGGGATGTGATCGTGCTGAACCTCTACCTGCTCCTCAACTGGTTCGTGGTCACCTACCTGCTCTTCTGCGCCTACACCGACCGCCACTATGTGAAGAAGCTCGTGCTGCCCCTGGTGCTGCTCTCCATCCCCATGGCCGTGAGCATCCACACCGTGACGGCCTATCTCTACAACGGCCTGGCGGCGAGGCCCTTCTGGAACTCCGCCATCCTCGCGCCGCGGTTCCTGGCATCGGCCTTCTGTTCGGGCCCCGCCATCCTCCTCATCCTGCTCCAGGTGCTGCGGAAGACCACCAAGCTCAGCATCAAGGACGAGGCCATCTTCAAGATCGCGGAACTGATGGCCTACACCATGGGCTTCAATCTGTTCCTGACGGCCGCCGAGGCCTTCAAGGAGCTCTACTCCGGTACCGAGCACATGGTGTATTTCCAGTACCTGCTGTTCGGCCTCAAGGGACACACCACCCTGGTGCCCTTCGCCTGGGCCTCGATCCTCTGCGGGCTCGCCGCCTTCATCCTCTTCCTCGTGCCCCGGTTCCGCACCAACTGGACCTTGCTCAACTTGGGTTGTGTCCTGATCTACGCCAGCGTCTACATCGAGAAGGGCATGGGGCTCATCATCCCCGGCCTCACCCCGGACGCCTTGGGGGAGATCTATGTCTACCGCCCCTCCTACACGGAGGTCGCCGTGGCTGCCGGCATCTTCGCCATCGGCTTCCTAGTCTTCACCCTCATGCTCAAGGCCGCCGTACCCATGATGCTGGGCGAGTTCACCCTCACCCGGGGACGGAAGCGCCTTGATGCGCCAGAGGCCGGTCCGGTCTGA
- a CDS encoding DUF4178 domain-containing protein — MSTLASCPSCGAALSFRPGTMVAVCSYCKALAARRDRDPELIGKVADLMDTGSPLGLGASGTFTGRAFTLAGRVQLKHPLGGVWDEWYLALDDGRWGWLAEAQGRFYLTFTQAPHGPLPPFEGLQAGGLADLGPDGLWTVGELSEATFHSAEGEIPWTVEPGATYRFADLSGRHGAFATLDYSEEPPLFFLGREVPLSDLGIQGGTRKAPRVGTQNLNCPKCGGALALRAPDQTQRVGCPSCGSLLSAENGKLAFLKSLKQPHQEVVIPLGAEGLLGGEKVTCIGQLRRSCTLEDTAYPWTEYLLLDGQQGFRWLVQSDGHWSVAVAVAPGDLPQARDGQKNLSALGADWRRFQDVEAVVEGVWGEFYWQVEQGERVQVTEFVAPPRSLTRERQAHRGGGEEVNWSLSTYLEPEAVWKAFKLQGTPPPPTGIASFQPNPHKVALAKSALWVVGALGLLMVGVMVESMTHRNQELFRRRLDLFELAHLQPTATEALRKTILARRPASAPTPTPAQAANGPSGEAQEPVFFSDPIEIRNGYRNLAVTLSAPVNNSWIGLEGALVSETSGVAELFLVESSWYHGVDGGESWSEGGQAQTVFLSAVPPGTYVLRLAPQWDGPVPPVRAIDVQLRQGVMRWLYPGLALVAILVGPLLMVFRLAAFESRRWQESMYAPNSGGS, encoded by the coding sequence ATGAGCACACTCGCCTCCTGCCCCAGCTGCGGTGCCGCCCTGAGCTTCCGGCCCGGGACCATGGTCGCTGTCTGCTCCTACTGCAAGGCCCTGGCCGCGCGGCGGGACCGCGATCCCGAGTTGATCGGAAAGGTGGCTGACCTCATGGACACAGGCTCCCCCCTGGGCCTGGGCGCCTCGGGGACCTTCACGGGCAGGGCCTTCACGCTGGCCGGGCGGGTGCAGCTGAAACATCCCCTGGGCGGCGTGTGGGACGAGTGGTACCTCGCCCTCGACGACGGCCGGTGGGGTTGGCTGGCGGAGGCCCAGGGCCGCTTCTACCTCACCTTCACGCAGGCCCCGCACGGCCCCCTGCCCCCCTTCGAGGGCCTGCAGGCCGGGGGCCTCGCCGACCTCGGACCCGACGGCCTCTGGACCGTGGGCGAACTCAGCGAGGCCACCTTCCACAGCGCCGAGGGCGAGATCCCCTGGACCGTGGAGCCCGGGGCCACCTACCGCTTCGCGGATCTCTCCGGCCGCCACGGCGCCTTCGCCACCCTGGACTACAGCGAGGAACCCCCGCTGTTCTTCCTGGGTCGGGAGGTGCCGCTGTCCGATCTCGGCATCCAGGGGGGCACGCGCAAGGCCCCCAGGGTGGGCACCCAGAACCTCAACTGCCCCAAGTGCGGAGGCGCCCTGGCCCTGCGGGCGCCGGACCAGACGCAGCGCGTGGGTTGCCCCAGCTGCGGCAGCCTGCTGTCCGCGGAGAACGGCAAGCTGGCCTTCCTGAAGAGCCTGAAGCAGCCCCATCAGGAGGTGGTGATCCCTCTGGGCGCCGAGGGCCTGCTGGGCGGTGAAAAAGTCACCTGCATCGGTCAGCTGCGGCGCAGCTGCACCCTTGAGGACACGGCCTATCCCTGGACCGAATACCTGCTGCTCGACGGCCAGCAGGGCTTCCGCTGGCTGGTGCAGAGCGACGGGCACTGGAGCGTGGCCGTGGCCGTGGCGCCCGGCGATCTCCCCCAGGCCCGCGACGGACAGAAGAATCTGTCGGCCCTGGGCGCGGACTGGCGGCGGTTCCAGGATGTGGAAGCCGTCGTCGAGGGCGTGTGGGGCGAGTTCTACTGGCAGGTCGAGCAGGGTGAGCGGGTGCAGGTCACCGAGTTCGTCGCCCCGCCCCGCAGCCTCACGCGAGAGCGGCAGGCGCACCGAGGCGGTGGCGAGGAAGTGAACTGGAGCCTCTCCACCTACCTTGAGCCCGAGGCGGTCTGGAAGGCCTTCAAGCTCCAGGGAACCCCTCCTCCGCCCACCGGCATCGCCTCCTTCCAGCCCAATCCCCACAAGGTCGCCTTGGCGAAGTCGGCCCTCTGGGTGGTGGGCGCCCTGGGCCTCCTGATGGTGGGGGTGATGGTTGAATCCATGACCCACCGCAACCAGGAGCTGTTCCGCCGGCGGCTCGATCTGTTCGAGCTGGCCCACCTCCAGCCCACGGCCACGGAGGCCCTCCGGAAGACCATCCTCGCCCGCCGACCGGCATCCGCCCCGACACCCACACCGGCCCAGGCGGCGAACGGCCCTTCCGGCGAGGCCCAGGAGCCCGTCTTCTTTTCCGATCCCATCGAGATCAGGAACGGCTACCGGAACCTGGCCGTCACCCTCAGCGCCCCCGTCAACAACAGCTGGATCGGGCTGGAGGGCGCCCTGGTGAGCGAGACCAGCGGCGTGGCGGAGCTCTTCCTCGTGGAATCCAGCTGGTACCACGGCGTGGATGGCGGCGAGTCCTGGTCCGAGGGGGGGCAGGCCCAGACCGTCTTCCTGAGCGCGGTGCCTCCGGGCACCTATGTGTTGCGCCTGGCTCCCCAGTGGGACGGCCCCGTGCCTCCGGTCCGCGCCATCGATGTGCAGCTGCGCCAGGGCGTGATGCGGTGGCTCTATCCCGGCCTCGCCCTGGTGGCCATCCTCGTGGGCCCCCTGCTGATGGTGTTCCGCCTGGCGGCCTTCGAGAGCCGGCGCTGGCAGGAAAGCATGTACGCACCCAACAGCGGAGGCAGCTGA
- a CDS encoding 4Fe-4S dicluster domain-containing protein: MTAREPIQPAEGCASSTPGGGSRREFLGTAVAAVATTLTGCGKLSHEEFLQHNFRELSKDEVRDVIARLEREYKEKYGREVKVANTAPLPGVIFGYALDLSRCIGCRRCVHACVKENNQSRSPEVQWIRVLELEKEEGVNLQHADQYYDPAEVPREGHFYMPVQCQQCKKPPCVKVCPVGATWREKDGITVVDYNWCIGCRYCMAACPYGARHFNWGEPNLPPDQVNPDTHYLGNRPRPKGVVEKCTFCIQRTRKGLYPACVEICPTGSRKFGNLLDKTSEIRYILENKRVFKLKEELNTQPNFFYFYGV; the protein is encoded by the coding sequence ATGACGGCCCGAGAACCCATCCAGCCCGCCGAGGGCTGCGCCTCATCCACCCCGGGCGGCGGCAGCCGCCGCGAGTTCCTCGGCACGGCCGTGGCGGCGGTGGCGACGACCCTCACCGGCTGCGGGAAGCTCAGCCACGAGGAGTTCCTCCAGCACAACTTCCGTGAGCTGTCCAAGGACGAAGTGCGCGATGTCATCGCGCGCCTCGAGAGGGAATACAAGGAGAAGTACGGCCGCGAGGTCAAGGTCGCCAATACGGCGCCCCTGCCCGGGGTGATCTTCGGCTACGCCCTGGATCTCAGCCGGTGCATCGGCTGCCGCCGCTGCGTCCACGCCTGCGTGAAGGAGAACAACCAGTCGCGGAGCCCCGAAGTGCAGTGGATCCGCGTCCTCGAACTGGAGAAGGAGGAGGGCGTGAACCTCCAGCACGCGGATCAGTACTACGATCCCGCGGAGGTTCCCCGCGAAGGCCACTTCTACATGCCGGTCCAATGCCAGCAGTGCAAGAAACCGCCCTGCGTGAAGGTCTGCCCCGTGGGCGCCACCTGGCGCGAGAAGGACGGCATCACGGTCGTGGACTACAACTGGTGCATCGGCTGCCGCTATTGCATGGCAGCCTGCCCCTACGGCGCCCGCCACTTCAACTGGGGTGAGCCGAACCTGCCCCCGGACCAGGTCAATCCCGACACCCACTACCTCGGCAACCGCCCGCGGCCCAAGGGCGTCGTCGAGAAGTGCACCTTCTGCATCCAGCGCACCCGGAAGGGCCTCTACCCGGCCTGCGTGGAGATCTGCCCCACGGGCTCGCGCAAGTTCGGCAACCTGCTCGACAAGACCAGCGAGATCCGCTACATCCTCGAAAACAAGCGCGTCTTCAAGCTCAAGGAAGAGCTGAACACCCAACCCAACTTCTTCTACTTCTACGGAGTCTGA
- a CDS encoding HD-GYP domain-containing protein, with protein MGEEIQVVPGRVRILIVDDLPIIRLSLQRILTKAGYHCRDAEDVPHALRALEEEPADLVLCDIQMPGASGLDLVKALQPQIPEISVLMVSSMEDAETAIECLQQGAFGYVLKPFQPREILVQVNAALRRRMLEIAFRDREAQLAQKVREQTLEIRASREEIALRLIAATEHRDNETGMHVRRIGLYAAEMARLLGWDHQGIDTIQSAAPMHDIGKIGVPDAILQKPGSLDEGEWVAMKRHTSMGAAILKGSTVPFIQMGARIAIGHHEKWDGTGYPRGLKGEAIPMEARITTLVDVYDAASSRRHYKDSWPEDQVVELIRKGRGVHFDPRLVDLFLANLEKFRAILEANPDEAPDEDPGI; from the coding sequence ATGGGCGAAGAGATCCAGGTGGTGCCGGGGCGGGTCCGCATCCTGATCGTGGATGACCTGCCCATCATCCGCCTCTCCCTCCAGCGCATCCTCACCAAGGCCGGCTATCACTGCCGGGATGCGGAGGATGTCCCCCATGCGCTGCGGGCCCTCGAAGAGGAACCTGCCGATCTGGTGCTCTGCGACATCCAGATGCCGGGAGCCTCGGGACTGGACCTGGTCAAGGCCCTCCAGCCGCAGATCCCGGAGATCTCCGTGCTGATGGTGAGTTCCATGGAGGATGCGGAAACGGCCATCGAGTGCCTGCAGCAGGGGGCCTTCGGGTATGTGCTGAAACCCTTCCAGCCCCGGGAGATCCTGGTGCAGGTCAATGCGGCCCTGCGCCGCCGGATGCTGGAGATCGCCTTCCGCGACCGCGAGGCCCAGCTCGCCCAGAAGGTCCGGGAGCAGACCTTGGAGATCCGCGCTTCCCGCGAGGAGATCGCCCTCCGCCTCATTGCGGCGACGGAGCACCGCGACAACGAGACGGGCATGCATGTCCGCCGCATCGGGCTCTATGCGGCAGAGATGGCGCGGCTGCTGGGCTGGGACCACCAAGGCATCGACACCATCCAATCGGCCGCCCCCATGCATGACATCGGCAAGATCGGCGTGCCTGACGCCATCCTCCAGAAGCCCGGTTCCCTGGATGAAGGGGAATGGGTTGCCATGAAGCGGCACACCAGCATGGGCGCCGCCATCCTTAAAGGCTCGACGGTGCCCTTCATCCAGATGGGCGCGCGCATCGCCATCGGCCACCACGAGAAGTGGGACGGCACCGGCTACCCGAGGGGCCTGAAGGGCGAGGCCATCCCCATGGAGGCGCGCATCACGACGCTGGTGGATGTCTACGACGCGGCCAGCAGCCGCCGCCACTACAAGGACTCCTGGCCCGAAGACCAGGTCGTCGAGCTGATCCGGAAGGGGCGCGGCGTCCATTTCGATCCGCGGCTGGTGGACCTGTTTCTGGCGAACCTGGAGAAATTCCGGGCCATCCTCGAGGCGAACCCCGACGAGGCCCCGGACGAGGATCCGGGGATCTGA